In Parabacteroides timonensis, the genomic stretch GCCAATACTTCATTCAGGGCTTCATACATATCACGGTGACCGCAACCCTGACACAATGCAGGCGGACGTTGTTCCACCACTTCAGGAATAGCATAATAGCTGGTAATATCTTTACCCAGAGCTTTTCCTACGGCATCCGGAGTCAATTCACCATCCCGTTGCAAAGTTCCGTCCAGACGGCCGTGCACCTTAATACCTGTTCCCATATATCCTTTCAGCTGTTCTTCCACTACCGGATAACCTTCTTCCAATACCAGGATTTCCTTGCATTCGTTTACAAGTTTCTCCATCTGTTTGCGGGGAAGAGGGTACTGACTGATCTTCAATACCGGATGTTCGAATCCGTCCGGATAGTTTTCAGACAGATAGTTGAAGGCAATACCTGTCGTAATAATACCCAGATCCTTATTAGGACCATCGAAATACTGATTGTATTTTGATGTTTCAGATGAATCGACAAACTGCTTCTGAGCTTCCAATAAGACTTTGAAACGTTTCCGAGCCAAAGCCGGAAGGAGGATAAAACGCTGACGTCCGTCTGCCGGACAGTTCTTGGTGTTTTCATCCTTCATCGGACGGGTAACTACACCTGCACGAGAGTGAGCCATACGGGTAGTGATACGCATCAGGATCGGATATCCCAATTTTTCAGAAAGTTCGAAACCTTCATAAACCATATCGTATGCTTCCTGCTGACTGGAAGGTTCCAGCATCGGGATCATAGCAAAGTTACCATATACGCGATTATCTTGTTCGTTCTGTGAAGAGTGCATAGATGGGTCGTCAGCAGTAATAATGATCATACCTCCGTTAATACCGCTCATTCCTGCATTCATGA encodes the following:
- a CDS encoding thiamine pyrophosphate-dependent enzyme; translation: MEKQLFLGDEAIAQAAIDAGISGVYAYPGTPSTEITEYIQGSAVAKERGIHSRWSVNEKTAMEAALGMSYAGKRSLCCMKHVGLNVAADCFMNAGMSGINGGMIIITADDPSMHSSQNEQDNRVYGNFAMIPMLEPSSQQEAYDMVYEGFELSEKLGYPILMRITTRMAHSRAGVVTRPMKDENTKNCPADGRQRFILLPALARKRFKVLLEAQKQFVDSSETSKYNQYFDGPNKDLGIITTGIAFNYLSENYPDGFEHPVLKISQYPLPRKQMEKLVNECKEILVLEEGYPVVEEQLKGYMGTGIKVHGRLDGTLQRDGELTPDAVGKALGKDITSYYAIPEVVEQRPPALCQGCGHRDMYEALNEVLAEYNEPKVFGDIGCYTLGALPPFRAIDTCIDMGASITMAKGAADAGVFPAVSVIGDSTFTHSGMTGLLDCVNEETNITIVISDNETTAMTGGQDSAGTGRLEAICAGIGVDPAHIRVMIPLKKNYEEMKTIIREEIEYKGVSVLIPRRECIQTLTRKKKASKK